In one window of Vicia villosa cultivar HV-30 ecotype Madison, WI unplaced genomic scaffold, Vvil1.0 ctg.001162F_1_1_3, whole genome shotgun sequence DNA:
- the LOC131633670 gene encoding protein GRAVITROPIC IN THE LIGHT 1-like, which translates to MTRKVSNFSDLIQRVTASCLLNPLVPVRKVVEDDSPYESDENRDEEQENYHNDDGDDSDDDGDEVLEEKNADFKEDKMTGLKILKVKQMEVLMEEVFETVSSMKRSYVKLQEAHSPWDAEKMRVADMAVVSDLRKLAVLRERFRRNGGGGGKKSGRRRGFGVASVREVVAPYEAVVEELKNEVKVKDLEVQNLKEKLEGVVALSSNGSGEKKPGRSQSKRKLGIQAIAAVPTAELFETTMVQVREASKSFTSMLLSLMHNAHWDITAAVRSIEAATASTDKYHNASTSSIVSAHHAKYALDSYISRKIFQGFDHETFYMDGSLSSLLNPDQFRRDCFTQYKDMKSMDPAELLGILPTCHFGKFCSKKYLAIVHPKMEESLFGNLEQNGQVQAGNHPRSEFYNEFLGLAKTVWLLHLLAFSLNPPPSQFEASRGAEFHPQYMDSVVKFSGGRVPAGQVVGFPVSPGFKLGNGSVIKARVYLIART; encoded by the exons ATGACGCGAAAGGTTTCAAATTTCTCCGATCTGATCCAAAGGGTCACCGCTTCGTGTCTTCTCAACCCACTTGTTCCAGTAAGAAAGGTAGTTGAAGACGACTCACCATACGAATCAGACGAAAACAGAGACGAAGAACAAGAAAATTATCATAATGACGACGGTGATGATTCTGATGATGATGGAGATGAAGTTTTGGAGGAAAAGAATGCCGATTTCAAAGAAGACAAAATGACGGGGTTGAAGATTCTGAAGGTGAAGCAAATGGAAGTGTTGATGGAGGAAGTTTTCGAAACGGTGTCGTCTATGAAGAGATCATACGTGAAGTTACAAGAAGCGCATTCTCCGTGGGACGCTGAGAAGATGAGGGTTGCTGACATGGCGGTGGTTTCTGACCTGAGGAAGCTTGCTGTACTGAGGGAACGGTTTCGTCGGAATGGCGGCGGAGGTGGGAAGAAGAGTGGGAGGAGAAGAGGCTTTGGTGTGGCGTCGGTGAGGGAGGTGGTGGCGCCGTATGAGGCGGTGGTGGAGGAGTTAAAGAATGAGGTGAAGGTGAAGGATTTGGAAGTTCAGAATTTGAAAGAGAAGCTGGAAGGTGTTGTTGCTCTTTCGAGTAATGGTAGTGGTGAAAAGAAACCAGGAAGATCTCAGTCTAAGAGAAAACTAGGAATTCAAG CAATTGCAGCAGTGCCAACAGCAGAACTGTTTGAAACAACTATGGTGCAAGTAAGAGAAGCGTCGAAATCTTTCACATCTATGCTTTTATCTCTAATGCACAATGCACATTGGGATATAACGGCTGCTGTTCGTTCGATTGAAGCAGCTACTGCTTCTACTGACAAATATCATAATGCTTCGACTTCATCGATTGTATCAGCTCATCATGCTAAGTATGCGCTTGATTCTTATATATCTAGGAAGATCTTTCAAGGGTTTGATCATGAAACTTTCTATATGGATGGTAGCCTCTCTTCACTTCTGAACCCTGATCAGTTTCGTCGCGATTGCTTCACTCAGTACAAAGATATGAAGTCCATGGATCCTGCTGAGCTTCTTGGGATCTTACCGACGTGTCATTTTGGAAAATTTTGTTCCAAGAAGTATCTTGCTATTGTTCATCCCAAGATGGAGGAGTCCTTGTTTGGTAACTTGGAGCAGAATGGTCAAGTCCAAGCAGGAAACCACCCAAGGAGTGAGTTCTATAATGAATTTTTAGGGTTGGCAAAGACTGTGTGGTTGCTTCATTTACTAGCATTCTCGTTGAATCCTCCACCGAGTCAATTTGAGGCAAGCCGTGGAGCTGAGTTCCATCCACAGTATATGGATAGTGTCGTGAAGTTTTCCGGTGGGCGGGTACCGGCCGGTCAGGTCGTAGGGTTTCCGGTTAGTCCTGGATTTAAGCTTGGGAATGGATCTGTTATAAAGGCTAGGGTTTATTTGATAGCCAGAACATAA